In Sphaerospermopsis torques-reginae ITEP-024, the genomic window GCTATCAGCTTCCCAACGATTTAGTTTGCCATGTAATGTAGGTTCCATCGCTGCTGTAGGTATCCATCTTGCTTCTGCTATGTATGTTCTCACAGAAAATGCCAAAGCGAAAGACAATATAATTGAAATTATTGGTCCTAAAGAAACTAAAAACGCTGTTTTTTTTGATGTTTCTCGCTGCACTGGTGATAAGCTATATGCTAAATAAGAAATACCAGCATAAATTACTGGTAAAAGCACAGGGAGAAAACTGGAAACTATCAAGATAATGATAATTGCTACAATTCCTAATAACCATTGACCAAGATAAAATTGACCTAATCCCCAAAATAGCTGTGAGAGAAACATTGCTAACCAAGGATCTTTATTTTGTTTTCTCAGTTCTTCAAATTCCTGGCTATTCTTACTTTTAGCACTAGCGTAAGCATCAAATAAATTCCAAAATCCAAAAATCACATTTAATAATAAACAAGCAACTGCAAATAATATATTTACTGTGGGACTGAGAACTAACCAAAGACTCAATATAAATAAGCTAATAGTTACTAATATGAATAAATATCCTTTTATCTGATATCCGGTATATATTTGTCCTATTCCGGGAAAGATTTTTGATAAATTAACTGCCAGCCAAGGTTCTTTATTAGACATCGGTTTTATACCTCAAGATTCTTTTAATTATGTACAGAATTATACTTTATTTAGTATATTATGACTTGAACCATATATTAAAATATGCTTAAAATATAAAAAACACTAGCTTTTATCAACAATGACTATGGCTGCAATTACTATCAATATTCCAGAGGAACAATTACAACAACTGCAAGCAATGGCACAAGCAAATAATATCTCGCCTGAAGAATTATTACGTGCTACAATAGGACATTGGCTCAATTATCCCAAAAACGATTTTGAGGAAGCTGCAAATTATGTACTCAAGAAAAATTCTGAGTTGTACCGTTGTCTAGCATGATCCGTTACCTGACAAACTAAGAACCTATGCCACAAACGCTTCTGAATGAAATTATTAACCAGCTAAATAGTTTAGAACAGGATGAACTACAACAGCTTAATCGGATTATTCAAATATACCTGACTGACAAAGCACAAGCTGATCAAACCACAAAATTTTATCAAGCACTTTTAAATTCTGGTTTGGTGAAAGAAATTAAACAACCCACTCCCCAACCACAGGAAAGAACTCTCATTCAAGTACAGGGTAAACCTGTTTCTCAAACTATCATTGAGGAACGCGGCTAAATGACAGTTTATTTCTTTGATAGTAGTGCTTTAGTTAAACGCTATGTTGCGGAAATAGGTTCAAGTTGGGTTGTGAGTTTGTGCAATCCTAATCTGAAAAATACTGTATTTATTGCTGCTATTACTGCTGTGGAAATTACTGCGGCAATTAGTAGACGTGCAAAGGGCGGCAATATCGCTCTCACAGATGCTAACACAGTATATTCCCAATTGAAAAATGATATTCAATCGGAATATCAAGTAATTGAAATTACAGATACTATTATTAATTCAGCTATGACCTTGGCAGAAAAACACGGTTTGCGGGGTTATGACGCGGTTCAGTTAGCTGCGGCTAAAGCTGTTAACGATCTTTGCATAGCTAATAATTTGCATCCATTAACTTTTATATCTGCTGATCAAGAATTGAATAATGCCGCAGTCAACGAAGGTTTAGTTGTTGATAATCCCAATAACCACCCCTAAACCGCAATAAACACTCTTGCTATTTCCTGTCAAAATAACAATTTTTGTGACAATTGAGTTAGAATTATTAAAGGTTCGTTACAGAACTGGCAAAAAACCTCCACTTCTGTTAAAACAGCCAAACACTAAGCTAACTAAGCTATTAAATCTAAAAACCCTAAATTACACAACAACGCTCTTATGACGCTCCCAATTCGTAACGTCGCCATTATCGCCCACGTTGACCACGGTAAAACCACTTTGGTTGATGCTCTCCTCAAACAGTCCGGCATTTTCCGCGAAGGCGAAGACGTTCCGGATTGTGTGATGGACTCCAATGATCTGGAGAGAGAGCGGGGAATTACTATTCTTTCCAAAAATACGGCGGTTAAATATAAAGATACCCTAATCAATATTGTTGATACCCCTGGACACGCTGACTTCGGTGGAGAAGTAGAACGGGTACTCGGCATGGTTGATGGTTGCATCCTCATTGTTGATGCTAACGAAGGACCTATGCCCCAAACTCGCTTTGTACTGAAAAAAGCTTTGGAAAAGGGCTTACGTCCTATTGTTGTTATCAACAAAATTGACCGCGCTAAGGCTGATCCTCATGTCGCTGTAGATAAAGTCTTGGATCTGTTCTTGGAATTGGGTGCAGATGACGATCAGTGTGATTTCCCTTATCTGTTCGCTTCCGGGATGGCTGGTTATGCGAAAGAAACTTTGGAAGCAGAAGCGGTAGATATGCAGCCTTTATTTGAGGCGATCCTCCGTCATGTTCCCGCACCTGTGGGTGATGCTAACAAACCTCTGCAATTGCAAGTTACCACTCTGGATTATTCTGAATATCTGGGACGGATTGTTATTGGTAGAATCCATAACGGTACGATCCGCGCTGGACAACAGGCAGCTTTGATAACAGAAAGTGGTAATATTGTCAAGTCTAAAATTTCCAAGTTGATGGGATTTGAAGGCTTGAAGCGGGTGGAATTAGAAGAAGCTTCTGCTGGTTATATTGTAGCGGTGGCTGGTTTTGCTGATGCTTACATTGGTGAAACTATTACCGATCCTAATGAACCTCAAGCGTTACCACTAATTAAAGTGGATGAACCAACTTTACAGATGACCTTCTGGGTAAATGATTCACCCTTTGCAGGTCAGGAAGGTAAATTGGTGACATCTCGTCAAGTGCGCGATCGCCTGTTCCGAGAATTAGAAACCAACGTAGCTTTAAGAGTAGAAGAAACCGACTCACCTGATAAGTTCCACGTTTCTGGACGGGGTGAATTGCACCTGGGTATCTTAATTGAAACCATGCGACGGGAAGGTTACGAGTTCCAAGTTTCTCAGCCTCAAGTAATTTACCGCGAAGTCAGCGGCCAACCTTGCGAACCTTTTGAATTATTAGTTTTAGACGTTCCCAGCGATGCAGTAGGTAGCTGTATTGAACGTTTAGGACAACGGAAAGGGGAAATGCAAGATATGCAACCCGGTGTTGGCGATCGCACCCAATTAGAATTTGTGATTCCCGCTCGTGGTTTGATTGGTTTCCGGGGTGAGTTCATGCGGATGACTCGCGGTGAAGGTATCATGAACCACAGTTTCCTTGATTATCGTCCCATCACAGGTAACATTGAAGCCCGTAACAAAGGCGTTCTGATATCTTTTGAAGAAGGCGTTTCCACATTCTACGCCATGAAGAACGCAGAAGATAGAGGTTCATTCTTCATCACTCCAGGGACTAAGGTTTACAAAGGCATGATTGTCGGTGAACACAACCGTCCTCAAGATTTAGAGTTGAATGTTTGCAAAACCAAGCAGTTAACCAACCACCGGGCATCAGGTGGTGATGAACTGGTACAGTTGCAAGCACCTATAGAAATGAGTTTGGAACGAGCATTGGAGTACATCGGACCCGATGAGTTGGTGGAAGTAACTCCCCAATCTATTCGTCTCCGCAAAATGGCGAAGAAGTTAGCTAAACGCTAATTTATCGGGGGTGGGAAATTTAAACCCACCCTTATTTTTTATTTGTATGTATCTGCGTTTATCTACGTTCTATTCTAAATTCCTGAAAAAAAGTTTTGTGTCAATAATCCCCCCTCTATTCTCAATATTATTGATAATGTTCTCAATTATTTGACGAGTTTTGGTTTTTTCAGCCATTGCTCTTGACAGTGTTTTGAGTTTTTGATATTTTTGTGTAAAATCCCAAGGGATTGATATAAGAGTTTTAAGAAATTATCTCACGCAAAGACGCAAAGGCGCAAAGAGAAGAACGGTTAAAAGATTTACACAAGATACATAAGATGGAAACCTTGATTGATCCTAGTGAGCGTTCTATTTTGGTTTTTCAACCTCATTCTTTACCTTTATTATTATTAGGAAATGATGTTTTACCTGTGTTGGATGGTTTGGGTGTGAATATTACTGTTGAGGATGTTTTTAGTTGGGTGAAAAGGAAAGGTTAAGTTTCACTCAAATCTATTATTTATCTAGTAAAATAGATTTACTAAGTTTAAGGAGTGGAAATGATGTTGTTAGAATTAAAGCGCATTCATGTACCACCAGGACAAAGGGTTTTATTAGAAAATGTCACTTGGACAGAATTGGAAGCAATTTTAGAGGAGTTGGGAGAACATCGTGCTGCGAAAATTGCTTATGATCAGGGAATATTAGAAATTATGACTCCTTTACCAGAACATGAATTTGATAAGGAAATTATTAGTGATTTAATTAAAGCATTATTAGAAGAATTGGATATTGAATTTCTCAGTCTTGGTTCTACGACTTTTAAAAATCAATTTATGGAAAAGGGGATAGAACCTGATCAATGTTTTTATATTAAGAATGAGGGTTTAGTTAGGGGTAAGAAAAGGTTAGATTTAACAATTGATCCTCCTCCAGATTTAGCTTTAGAAATTGATGTTACTTCCCGCACTCATCCGAATATATATGAAGCTTTAAAAGTTCCTGAGTTGTGGAGGTTTGAAAACGGGAAGTTGCAAATTAATGTTTTAGTAGATGGTAGTTATGTGGTGTCTCAGTCGAGTTTGAATTTTCCCGGTTTACCTTTGATTGATGTGATTCCTCGCTATTTGGAAAGTAGTGGAATTAATGGGAGGAATGCAACTATTAAGAGGTTTAGGAATTGGGTGAGAGATCAGTAAAAGAGGTACTTGAAAATGAATATAACCTCATTGATTATTGTCGGATATATCGAAAATTAGGATCTATATCATTTCCAACAGTTATTTTTATATTTATCGTATGTCTTGGTAGAAAATAAAAATTTTTCTCTTCTGGTATATATGGCAACTTCTCAATTAGCTTATCTATTGCTTCGGAATTTCCTGACACTATACCATGTACCCATTTGATACCTTCCCATTGTGTATCTCCTAACAAATTTTCATATAAGCTAGAACTGGAATATTTAAAATCTTTAAACTCGTCAAATATTTCACCAAATAAATGCTGAACTATAAACCAAGAAAAGGGTAAACAACTCTTAAAGATAGACTTATGAACAGTACCTAAATTATATGGTAAATTTTCTATTTCATTGACAAAAATACCCGCAGATAAACTATTTTCTAAAAGTTCTGCTTCTTGATAAAATTTTAGCCAGAATATCCAGAATATGTTGTCAAAAAAATTATTGCGATTTTTAATTGTTTGGTTACGAAGATAAGAGAGCTTTTTTTCTGTAATATTATCTAGCATTGATGGTCTAGGACAATATAGTAAATACTTTATACAATTAACTCCCAATATTTTATTTAAAATTTCTATTCTATTTCTCTGTTTTGTATCTATATCAAACCGACAGTTTTCATTATATGTAATAGGATGCTCAGATTGATCAGGAAATAAACGTTTTGCTTGAAGTAA contains:
- the lepB gene encoding signal peptidase I; its protein translation is MSNKEPWLAVNLSKIFPGIGQIYTGYQIKGYLFILVTISLFILSLWLVLSPTVNILFAVACLLLNVIFGFWNLFDAYASAKSKNSQEFEELRKQNKDPWLAMFLSQLFWGLGQFYLGQWLLGIVAIIIILIVSSFLPVLLPVIYAGISYLAYSLSPVQRETSKKTAFLVSLGPIISIILSFALAFSVRTYIAEARWIPTAAMEPTLHGKLNRWEADSILVDKLIYHFEPPQRGDIIVFSPTESLIKEGYTEAFIKRIIALPNEKVELKNGKVLINNQPLAEDKYLASNQRTEIDVCISTPYLSKPVTIPSDSYLVLGDNRMNSFDGRCWGVVPRNLIIGKASKIFFPPDRIGKIN
- a CDS encoding DNA-binding protein encodes the protein MAAITINIPEEQLQQLQAMAQANNISPEELLRATIGHWLNYPKNDFEEAANYVLKKNSELYRCLA
- a CDS encoding type II toxin-antitoxin system VapC family toxin codes for the protein MTVYFFDSSALVKRYVAEIGSSWVVSLCNPNLKNTVFIAAITAVEITAAISRRAKGGNIALTDANTVYSQLKNDIQSEYQVIEITDTIINSAMTLAEKHGLRGYDAVQLAAAKAVNDLCIANNLHPLTFISADQELNNAAVNEGLVVDNPNNHP
- the typA gene encoding translational GTPase TypA; this encodes MTLPIRNVAIIAHVDHGKTTLVDALLKQSGIFREGEDVPDCVMDSNDLERERGITILSKNTAVKYKDTLINIVDTPGHADFGGEVERVLGMVDGCILIVDANEGPMPQTRFVLKKALEKGLRPIVVINKIDRAKADPHVAVDKVLDLFLELGADDDQCDFPYLFASGMAGYAKETLEAEAVDMQPLFEAILRHVPAPVGDANKPLQLQVTTLDYSEYLGRIVIGRIHNGTIRAGQQAALITESGNIVKSKISKLMGFEGLKRVELEEASAGYIVAVAGFADAYIGETITDPNEPQALPLIKVDEPTLQMTFWVNDSPFAGQEGKLVTSRQVRDRLFRELETNVALRVEETDSPDKFHVSGRGELHLGILIETMRREGYEFQVSQPQVIYREVSGQPCEPFELLVLDVPSDAVGSCIERLGQRKGEMQDMQPGVGDRTQLEFVIPARGLIGFRGEFMRMTRGEGIMNHSFLDYRPITGNIEARNKGVLISFEEGVSTFYAMKNAEDRGSFFITPGTKVYKGMIVGEHNRPQDLELNVCKTKQLTNHRASGGDELVQLQAPIEMSLERALEYIGPDELVEVTPQSIRLRKMAKKLAKR
- a CDS encoding Uma2 family endonuclease: MLLELKRIHVPPGQRVLLENVTWTELEAILEELGEHRAAKIAYDQGILEIMTPLPEHEFDKEIISDLIKALLEELDIEFLSLGSTTFKNQFMEKGIEPDQCFYIKNEGLVRGKKRLDLTIDPPPDLALEIDVTSRTHPNIYEALKVPELWRFENGKLQINVLVDGSYVVSQSSLNFPGLPLIDVIPRYLESSGINGRNATIKRFRNWVRDQ